CAAATCTTCAGTTTGTTAAATGAATCCAgtgaacaattttttctttcataacaattattatagttttaaaacttcttttacAACATTAAAGAGGATTATTTATCCAAATACGATCGAgacacaaaaatgaaaaaaggatGGAAACGCCTCCATGAAATGATATACTTTTACTTCCTTTGGTTTCCTATCATGTTtataacttttgattttgaatacaATGGGATTACCTGTAGGTAATCTACCACCGAAAAAGAAAGTTCGACTTCGTGACACGATTGATGTGCCGGAGGAATGTGTAATGACACCGGGCTCAAAGAGACTATGTCGGGTCAGCTGTGATGAACTGGCCATGGGTGCCGAAAATGTGACTCTGTCGGAGAGGCAAATTCAGTGCTTAATACAGACTTTGGTGAAAGCTCATGACACAATTTATCCCAACTTTAAGAAATACTTTGAAAAGGAGCACCAACAATACCTTGAAGAGAAGTTTCTTGTAAGTACTTTTTAAGCTATACTTTAAACCATATACTGTAAATGCATGacataatttcatatttaactAGACTAGTGATAAACTTGTTAGCGGTAAATACTAATTTGCAGTCAAGCAGACATTGATAATAACTATCAATTATTAATAGAGGCATTAAAATTTCTGGGTTTTAGCAGAAAATGTGTGTGATAAAGAGTCCCTCTTGGTTCTCACAAAATTTTCTTGCACATAAAACATTGGTTTACAGTACAGTCAAAcctcgttatctcgaactagatgggattGGTTGAAAACATCGAGATATCCaggtattcgagatatcaagggtaaaataccTTAAGTTTAAGTGTTTGGGACTCAAAATCCCTTCAACATctccattgtatttgagatatcagtgttcgagctACCAAATTTACCAGTAACTGTATTTGTGTTATCGCTGCCTCTGAACTCGTCCAGTATATATATAGGAGTGTAGGGTCTGGAGTGCTGTAGCCACCAGGCTGAAGATTGGTCACTTGTActaattttttggggggttttatAGGCTTCAAAGAAGGTACAAGAAGATGTTTTTGGAATCAAGAGTCTGCTGGATAAGGAAGAGTTTGAAAAGGTGTACCGGGCCACTGGTATAGATGTGGACGGTAGGCTGGAGTTCATAAAAAAGATCTTCAGCCACCGAGAGAGGTCCCTGATGAAGTTCATCACGTTCGCTAAATGTTTGGAGGGCTTCAACACTCTGAGTATGAATGACAAAATCAACCTTGTCAAATGTGAGTTATGTACATCTCTAGACAGAtggtatttgaattttttgcaaTCTTATGTTGTCTATATTAAGaataacaagttttattttcattgtatacTATGGAAACATCAGTGCCATCGATGGCTCAATCatagtttttgtattttctaaatagaatgtGTAACTATTTAAACCTGAACAATTTTCATTCTTACAAATTTGGTAAACTTTACTAGTATCTGTAACATCGTGTATTTATAAGCAAAAGCTTTTTTTACACTAGGAGTGTATAAGTAGTCAGTCACTGAATTAcggtagattcctaattaaacgcaaggaatttATATCCACTGAAATCGTCtggcagattttaaaattttgctttttttaggacataccggtatgtaaaattaaataaaactatgCTATTAACAATTTGGCTGAGTGACTCAACATTTGATGCAAACTTGTTGAATCGTGGAATTCTACAGACTACTACATCATGTCTAAGCAGTTTGATTTCTGCAAAAATCATTTGCCCTCCCCCCACACCACCAAAGAAATCAAAAATGCAGAACACTCAAATTGCTTGCTCTCAGAGAAGAAATCAAAGCCTTGGATGCatgagaaaatattacagtaTATTGGGAAAAGTTATCGCAATATTTCAGACTTACAGGTAATTTGATCTTGTTTTCTCAGATGGGGAGCATGAATATTGGGTTCTTGGACATTTTACACACTATCATCCTGAAATAAATGCTACTATTGGACACGAAATCCAGGTTTCAttggaaaataatgaaaaaatatttggaaaaccTGCTTCAGAGGAGCTGTTGAAAATGTTCTGCACATTGAAAGATATGGACTTAATGTATCAAGAGGTCATTATTCTCAGAGGGATTGTTCTGTTTTCAAGAGGTAAGTTCcttgctctatttttttttagctcacctgagctgaaagctcaagtgagcttttctgatcacattttgtctgtcgtctgtctttctgtccgtaaacttttcacattttcaacaccttctcaagaactactgggccaatttcaaccaaactttgcacaaatcatccttaggcaaaggggattcaaagttgtgaaaataaggGCCACACCCTGTTTCAagggttttacataggaatatatagagtaaatctttaaaaatcttcttctcagaaacttatcagccaggaaagttgaaactagtgtggaggcatcctcaggtagtgtagattcaaagttgtgaaaatcatgacccccaggggtagggtggggccaccattgggggtcgaagttttacataggaatatatagaataaatctttaaaaatcttcttcccagaaactaatcagccagatgattttttataattgttaagactttggctccaggacaattcttcagcctcacaagaaggttcagagtttgatgtagctttatatctcctatgtatatataagcAATTGTTAAGGAGCtatttgagaactgcaatactcaacatatgatatgactataaaatcatcctgttagaaaacggactaatgattataaacataagaatatccaggggaaaaaatggattttatttatacaggatctatgTGTATTATTGTActttgtccagatagtttgtattatgactccattaagctgattttatcatacttattgttcctcatgtgagcgatgtggcccatgggcctcttgtttctttttttggACATATGAACAGATCATTGCTATTTTGCATCTTTGGCACTCCTCTTCTATACAAATATATTGTATGTTGGTCCTCAAGTGGAATTGGGATTAATATTgaacaatttgaattttatatttaccaTATTTACCTGGTAATCAGaggtaatgttaaaaaatgtttattcaatataacTTTATCTTGGATTTACCAGTGCTAAACTGGTTCACAAAGACTAGCTTTGCCAATGCATGAACCCATGTACACTGTTTATTATCTAAAAGAATAAAACTGACATCAAATGCCAACATACTGTCTAGTAACGGTATATATGTAgtataaaagttggtttacaaaaAATTCCTCTTTGTATTATTATGTTACATTCTGTAAATCTCTGCTATATTTTATGCCCCACTAAAAACTGTTTTGGCCTTGTGCTATCCTTCTTTAACCATCGAGCCATACATGCAGTGCATGTAGCCTAAATGTAAGCAGGGTAATGGTGTTACACCAACCACTTCAACCCCTTGTGTCTGTACTGGACAGCTTTGTAGTACAACACCTGTCTGATTTCAATTATCCATTGATCTCCTTGGCAATTCTAATTCTGATAAACtatgatataccggtattctacatgtataatattcaaCTCAGATACTCCATTGTATCATTTTAGCAAATGAGATGAATCTCTTGATTTCAGATCGCTGTGAGTTAGAATCTGCTCCCTTGGTTGAGTCGGTCCAGTGGAAGTTAATCCAGTGTCTACAGTACCTTGTGGAGCACTTCCATCCGGAAGAACCCAGGAAGTTTTCTCAGTGCCTTCAGCTACTCACAGACCTGCGTGACGTAAGTGAGCAACATCAGCAGAGGACCATTAAAGGCCAGTACGACGACTACACAATGGACATCATAAAGGACCATCCCCTCATTTACGAGGCCCTCGAAGATTCCATGTCATGTCTGAAGACTAGCTGACAATATTCTGAGGATCGAGTCCTATTAAACAAGGGCATGTTGAAATCTTGAGAGTTTCgaagacactttttaaaagattttttcataaatttatttttgttcagcTTTTTTTATgcacatttacatttatttgctAACCATAGACAAATTTATAGTGATAGTTCTCAATGCCAAATATTCTGTCTCtttctgttcattttcattAGTCCTTTAAGAGGAGCAAATCATTTTTCTGTCTCAATACATTCAGACttccaaaaatttaaatgtatgtgCCATTACCAGTACAttccaatttgttttatttggcatGGTGCTACTGGTAATTGTCATGTTAATGGTTTGTGATGACATGTTAATTTATGATgactaaaattaatatttttgccATGACAAACTGCATGTTGAAGAAGGTGAATAAGATCCATATAAGTAAGAGGGATGCTGTTTCTCGATCAACCTGGAGTCATTTGAGCCAATCTCTTTTTGTTTATGGACATAATTTTGCAGGATGTTAacttttttggaaatttaatcTGGGTCTCTTCCACATAATTGTTGGAAAATGTTTATGTCATATCAGCCATACACTGAATCTGTGTTCAGGTATTGCGtaatttactgtggaatcaatgTTCGTAGGTTGCCAAAATTTTCCTCGTTCATGGGAACATAATTTTGTTGGTGGTGTaatcaagaaaattttaataaatatttaaaaaattattgtattaATAAGTTCATGGGGATGTAAAGGATTGTCCAtgaaagccacgaacattggtcccccacgaacatgatgattccacagtaatctgTTTTATGACGGGTCATTTGACCACTGAAGtgtaaaacaattataattgttgaaataaaatgaaatttttcttcAATCTTTTGatccttatattttgaattgatttttaagactTATCTTGAATAAGGCCAAGATATAAGTGATTTCCTGTATGGATgcatgacaaaaaattattcctTCAATTACGGTACAAGTTGATTTGTTTATACAGTTATCAAATGGACAATCAAGTGTTTTTCTTCAATCTTTTAAAGACAAATTTAAATTACTTTGTGTCCTCTATGCAAAACATGTTTGATAATAAAGGACAGTGGCATATATGTATACTATAGAACCTGTAGTAGAATTACATTATCATACTGATATACAGAGtgaaatgcatacatgtatttcatttaccGCATTTGATCGGCATTTGGTTCGAACATGGTCAAGTCTTCCTaataatagaaccattttaacaagagcttggactttgggtagttgtgtcaaacagcaatgtgacgtaggtctgtctatttcattgctggccactcagccatggctgtCTGAAATTAACAAGATTTGTCTCGCTTTTAAGCAAAGACttcgcaatcggtgcatatttcgcttgaaaccacgtcattttaacttgttttgacgcatgaagtagatagttacatcctactgaaattccaaggccttgttaaaatggttctaaataaacatgtacatgtaccagtatacaAGAGTAATTTGGGACCAGTAGTAACCAGTATCTCTTTCAGTGTAATTTTGtatgttcaaaacaattttttactttACAGAAATTGTTTATGTTCATTAATAAAACCCTGTATTCTTTCATTTATATGCcttaatttcttaatttaaaaatcattctgCAAAAGTATGGGTGAGAGATTAAAAGATATAACATTTAAtgtatacaatcatgtatttcTACTAGATAGAATGATGTGGTTGCATGTAGCTGCATTTTGAATTAAAGACAATCCTAAGCTAGAAATGTTTCTtacacatacatacataatttgtttgaaaacgCAATGTTGAAGCTTCCTATAGATGCTGCAATGGatacaaattaatacatgtacatgtaacttgcaTTGAATTAATTAGTAGAACCCATGACTCTGAGGTGAGATATATGCCACCCAAGGGATTCTTATATGTTAGTAAATTGGCTAcacatataaataatataacaaTCTCTTGTCAATGAGTAATGGGTAGTCAGTtccttgttttatttgattggATATCTAAAAGTGCATGGGGTtgctttatttttattgtacagtATTATCTTAACCCCATGActccaatttattttaaatatttcatgcaaAAGAAAACATGGACAGAGAATATACAATAACTGGTATAGCAGTTCACTGAATTTCAAGGTTGAACAGCATTTATCTGTTGTACATTCTCCACGTATGTGTTTTCCATTGATAACAAATCTTTCTCCTGTTATATTTTGTGCTTCATCAAGACTGGCTGATACATTTTGTGCCAAAATTGCTTTTACCAATTACATTCCTACAGAAGATGATTATAATTACCACTGTTTGTTTTTCTATGCAATTGTTAAAGTCATGTTTTCATCAAGAAGTGAAGAATtctatttcatattaaaattttgtacaGATGACCATAAATGAATGATTTTGTTATTAGCAAATCTGAATGCTGTTTTGTATGGTTTAAGTACACTTTCtttttaatgcatgtacatacCTATTGACTTAtactatgaaaattaaaatgttattgattatatataattatatatgtacatgtatagtaatgTAATTTTGTCCCATGATATATTTCACTGAGTTATAAACTCTAAttgattttatcttattttcaaaataaaatatacatgcatgtagcGGTAACATAACATTGATTTCTTATTTTGAGTATAAGCTCAGTCTTGTCTGCCAGAACCATGAACAAGATGTTATGCCAACTGTTAATCAGAAAAGCAAGGAgcaacatgcgcggatccagaaaatttttccaggggggggtccgaaggataattgtgtttgccagggggggtccgaggcatattttcgcgataattttactatgtaaatttaataaattttcattttccagggggggtcgggacccccccgaccccccctctagatccgcgcatgagcAAAATAAAGAATTCTATGAATAAAGCACATTTAGAAAGTACAGAGCAGTAACACTTTAATTTCATTAGCTATACTgcatgttttatgttttctcatACTCCATTAATAAACATAACGGAAGACATAAACttaatttcttatattttattcaacacAAACAAACCTATGCCTTTTTGTGCATCAGGTCAAAAAATTGGTACACAtaacaataatattaaaaaaataaacaaatatctaTACATCTGTTAAATACTCTTCGAAAAGTGAAAATGTTCAACATTTTAATAACAGAATATTGTAATGccttgagtttttttttttcaaatgaaagagACTAAACCGAAAATATCCAACTGCAGatggtacattttttttaatcccatTAAGAATTCAAAACGGAGCCCACAACTGtgtaaaaaatccttaaataaaacaacagatttttttcatacagtGCAGGTTTAGACGCTGCCTTTGCAAATACCAAcagttataatttaattataattcaaatcaaattttctAAGATCAATATGACTATATTATTTAAGATGAATTTTGATAGAACTACTTTATGAGAATAACTAATAACTGTAATATAACAATCTTCACATGATTTGGTCTGGTCAAACTTTAGAATACATATGCCTTCTAAGTTTCTAACAAAGGAACTCTACCGTTAATATGACTAAGGATATACCATATGTCTGTCCTCGAATTATTATAAAAGAAGTGTACTTAAAATACTTATGTTTAAGATATAAACGAAACCCACGGATGAAGTTTATGAGATGAAATAACGTGCAAAACAGTCAATCCTTCCTATCTAAATAAACCAACAAGGAAATATCCAAGCTTATGTGTAAAGGCACACCATCATATGTCACTTTACAACACAGATGGTAACCCCCCCCCAAATTTTCACAGACTATCTATGCCTAAAGCATCTG
This genomic window from Magallana gigas chromosome 5, xbMagGiga1.1, whole genome shotgun sequence contains:
- the LOC105331187 gene encoding nuclear receptor ROR-alpha A, giving the protein MLGEDEHQENKTASTDEKKQKTKKKKADSKERLTFPPCKVCSGNATGIHYGVHTCEPCKAFFRRAITDKNKYACLKENSCEITAQKRGNCSACRLQKCFDLGMSKSAVRQGRYTIELRTNTILEVKRLANKTAVEVSVDSQKNKPAKQTCPDPSANTGPCDMETEEYSQSMGQSVRGETSSCDSDMALSLLSTDNGLNSPDCNLPPKKKVRLRDTIDVPEECVMTPGSKRLCRVSCDELAMGAENVTLSERQIQCLIQTLVKAHDTIYPNFKKYFEKEHQQYLEEKFLASKKVQEDVFGIKSLLDKEEFEKVYRATGIDVDGRLEFIKKIFSHRERSLMKFITFAKCLEGFNTLSMNDKINLVKYGEHEYWVLGHFTHYHPEINATIGHEIQVSLENNEKIFGKPASEELLKMFCTLKDMDLMYQEVIILRGIVLFSRDRCELESAPLVESVQWKLIQCLQYLVEHFHPEEPRKFSQCLQLLTDLRDVSEQHQQRTIKGQYDDYTMDIIKDHPLIYEALEDSMSCLKTS